The Ptychodera flava strain L36383 chromosome 3, AS_Pfla_20210202, whole genome shotgun sequence region AATGTAGAAAGACCTGAGCATAGCGTTTGACATGTCATTGACACCGAGCTGAAATCGTTTGTATCGTTAGGGTGAGCAATCGAGCACGATCTACAGACAGTACTGACCCGATATACAATTGATTACCTCCAGGGGTATCTTTAaacgacctttgacccttgcATAAACCACAGCAAATCTGTCCACGAAGAGCATTCAACCTCTCTGTGAGATTTGTGAGCGTTGTTCAAGTTAAGCGAGTTTATAAAAGAACAGTAACGCATTAGGGTGAGTATTTATGAATTACCGAGCTACAGTCAGtcgcaaaaatgaatgaaaactcaAGTCTGGCTGTCAACCATAAGTGGGTCATGCGAAGTCACTGTCTTATACATGTACGTGTGTGAAAACAAGCATCGTCAACTGTACCCTTGATCTCAAGTAATGCGGATTGTTTGATTTGTTCTAGTATTCAGATATGGACAAAAAGCTTTCGGAGTACGTTTCCTACAAAGTTGGTAAATTTTGTAGCCAGAATTGAAaattaattgtaaaaaaatgcagGGTTCATGAGGGGCAACTTCGCGACCTTACATGCCGTATTTTCGTTCTCGTCTTGCAATCCACCATACACTCTTTCTCTGTGTGATATTAGGAAAGTAATTACAATTTTCTGATGCATGAGCTGATTTGTATATTGTAACAGATTTTCTAATCAAACTCACCTGAAAAGATGAAAGGTCATCAAGGGGTCATGCTACTGTtctgatatatatacatactcCGTTTGACGCACTATAAGCACAAGCGTTACCGTTTGAGTAGCAATATTGTGTAGTTACATAAAACTTGGAATTCGCTCAGTCGGTGGCAACAACGCACTATACTACGTGAAAACATAAGATGTGCATTGCGTTATCTATGGTCGTATACATACTATATCACAACAAGGTCCCTTCGTTTTATTTTCCGCAAACAAAAACTGATTGTCATAGTGAATTTACGTTTTGCTCAGTGAAGTTACGTTACGTGACGTTGAAGAATATGTGTtgttgaagaaattattaaGTGTAGGGAAGCTTCATATTCTGTGTTGGTCATTCATTAAAGTGCCAACGAAcgaaaaaacccaaaaattatggacttacattttcaaaaagtcaCGTACATATGTCAGTAAAAATTTCCATTGCTTGTTCTTTTTCAGGTATTGTACGAAACGTGTTAGATTTAAACAAGAAATGGCAGCTCACATTCTTGCAACAACTTCAAAGCTGACTCAAAGTTACGTCCATACGCCGAGTCAACGACGATTCTGTGGTAAGACCATTGGTCAACTGTTTGAATTAACAAGTGATGCTTATCCACAGAGAGAAGCAATAACCTATTATTCAAAGGATGGTGACGTCAAACGTTTGTCATTCGAAGAACTGAAGATTCAGGTGGATAGATTTGCTAAAGGGCTCACGAGTCTCGGTCTACAAAAGGGCGAAAAGTTGGGAATACTTGTTGGCAGAAGATACGAGTATATAGTGATCTATTTAGGTGCCATGAAGGCAGGTCTTATAGCTGTCCGCCTTCGCACGTCATCAAAGGCTGATCAGCTGAGACATCAAATAAATAAAGTCGGCTGTGGCATATTGGTGATTGACAGCAACTTTCTTGACACCATGCCAGAAGTACTTCTAGAAGTTGAAGCTTCTAGTGTACCTTGTCACCTGCAACGTCTTCCAAGTGTGCGTCTTCTTATCAATATTGATTCTGCTGAAAAGCAGGGGGCTTGCCTGTCGCCAAGTAGTGTTGTTTGCATGTCGCCAGACCACGTGCAACGGGAAGTGATTGAAGTTGAACTTCAACAAGACGAGCCATGTGTAATTTTCTTCACCTCTGGCAGTACCGGAATGCCAAAAGCCATTGTACACTCGCATCACGCCCTAACTGAATCTTACATAACTCTATCAGAGAGCAAAACAGCATGTAATGGTGATCAGCCAGGTTGTCACCTGTGTTCAGTACCCTGTTATTCGATTGTGTTTGAATACATCCTGGCTCCAATGATTGTAGCTGGAGATaggtttgttttgattgagTCTACCGATATTGATACATTTCTCACCGTAATAAAACATGAACGATGCACGTCTGCATCCTTTTCCAATCTACTTGCTTTTGGCAACACTTACCTACAGGGCAAAGTTGTTGACTTTTCGTCGCTGAAAGAAGTTAGCATAGGGGGAAACACTTTTCCGCCAGATTCCTTAACAAAACTAAGAAAGTTTAATATTCCAAATATAACCATTGGATATGGGATGACGGAAACGTGTGGGGTCATATGTCATTTCACAGGCGACCCGATTGGAGAGAAGACATGGATAGTGGGGCGACCGCTTCCACATTCGGAAGTTAAGATTGTTTGCGATAACTTCCGTACAGTATCGGTCAACGTTGAGGGCGAAATCTGTGTACGAAGTCCCTACGTTTTCAAGTACTACCTTGGTGAGGAAGACCGAACAAAGGCTGTGAAAACAGAATCGGGATGGTTTAAGACTGGCGATGCTGGAATCATGCTCGATGATGGCAGAATTCGCGTTCTTGGCAGGAAAGACGACTGTATCATAAAGAATACCACAAATGTCTATCCTTCAGAAATAGAGCGATATCTGGTTGGTCATCATAAGGTGAAGCTTTGCCAAGCAGTAAGCGTTCCTGACCCAAATGTGATTAACGAGATATGCTTGTGTCTTGTCTTAAAACCTGGAACAGAGTGCAGCGAAGAGGAAATCCTGGACGTTTTGAGTGAACATTTGGATGACTTTCACATTCctgaatatattttgttttttgagaGTTTTCCAGTCACTGATACGGGGAAAATTAAACGTAATGAACTGAAAAGAATGGCAGCGGAGAGATTAAATGTGAAGATATAGTGAGATCAAATTTGTGCTCTTACAGTTTACAGTCTCGTGCTGGTATTACATTTTAAATATCCTCGAACTGAATGTTGAGATACAAATATATCTAATCTCACGGCTTgacttttgatggttttgggaTTTTAATTCTGTGTAACATGTTTTGAAACAACAAGTACACCTCCAATATCATCACAATTAAACTTTGTACTGTtaacaccattggaactaatttgtgatTATTGGATAGTGAACTGATGCCGGTTTAATCTGTAAATTTGAGCTTGTATGATTTTCCTTCTAAGCAATGCACTTTTTTTTCTAAGGAATTTGTAATATTGGTATATTCAGCTATAGGAGcct contains the following coding sequences:
- the LOC139129669 gene encoding medium-chain acyl-CoA ligase ACSF2, mitochondrial-like, translated to MAAHILATTSKLTQSYVHTPSQRRFCGKTIGQLFELTSDAYPQREAITYYSKDGDVKRLSFEELKIQVDRFAKGLTSLGLQKGEKLGILVGRRYEYIVIYLGAMKAGLIAVRLRTSSKADQLRHQINKVGCGILVIDSNFLDTMPEVLLEVEASSVPCHLQRLPSVRLLINIDSAEKQGACLSPSSVVCMSPDHVQREVIEVELQQDEPCVIFFTSGSTGMPKAIVHSHHALTESYITLSESKTACNGDQPGCHLCSVPCYSIVFEYILAPMIVAGDRFVLIESTDIDTFLTVIKHERCTSASFSNLLAFGNTYLQGKVVDFSSLKEVSIGGNTFPPDSLTKLRKFNIPNITIGYGMTETCGVICHFTGDPIGEKTWIVGRPLPHSEVKIVCDNFRTVSVNVEGEICVRSPYVFKYYLGEEDRTKAVKTESGWFKTGDAGIMLDDGRIRVLGRKDDCIIKNTTNVYPSEIERYLVGHHKVKLCQAVSVPDPNVINEICLCLVLKPGTECSEEEILDVLSEHLDDFHIPEYILFFESFPVTDTGKIKRNELKRMAAERLNVKI